In Agromyces sp. G08B096, a genomic segment contains:
- a CDS encoding ABC transporter permease yields MAFAAFATAEAKPQAPKKRSRVALLLLLPGIAYLVLFFLTPLVSLLLTSLQAPREFGDIGQYDYAFNWQNYADVISGYWEHILRSFGYALAATVLALAFSYPLAYFIGVKARRWPLLQSLMLVLVIAPFFISFLLRTLAWKQILSDESFIITSLKALSLMAPDAHFTGTPFAVIFGLTYNFIPFMTLPLYTTLERLDLRYLEAGADLYASPFQVFRKVTIPLSMPGIVAGTLLTFIPAAGDYVNASRDFLGGPDTQMMGNVIEANFLVLLNYPAAAALSIILMAAILVLVGVYVKRSGTEDLL; encoded by the coding sequence ATGGCGTTCGCTGCATTCGCGACGGCGGAGGCGAAACCGCAGGCGCCGAAGAAGCGCAGTCGCGTCGCGCTGCTGCTCCTGCTGCCCGGCATCGCCTACCTCGTCCTGTTCTTCCTGACCCCGTTGGTGTCCCTGCTGCTCACCTCGCTGCAGGCGCCGCGGGAGTTCGGGGACATCGGACAGTACGACTACGCATTCAACTGGCAGAACTACGCCGACGTCATCTCGGGCTATTGGGAGCACATCCTGCGCTCCTTCGGCTACGCGCTCGCGGCCACCGTGCTGGCGCTCGCGTTCAGCTACCCGCTGGCGTACTTCATCGGCGTGAAGGCGAGGCGATGGCCGCTGCTGCAGAGTCTGATGCTCGTGCTGGTGATCGCCCCGTTCTTCATCAGCTTCCTGCTCCGAACGCTCGCCTGGAAGCAGATCCTGTCGGACGAGTCGTTCATCATCACCTCGCTGAAGGCGTTGTCGCTCATGGCGCCCGACGCCCACTTCACCGGCACCCCGTTCGCCGTCATCTTCGGTCTGACGTACAACTTCATCCCGTTCATGACGCTGCCGCTCTACACGACCCTCGAGCGGCTCGATCTCCGGTACCTCGAAGCCGGCGCAGATCTCTACGCGAGCCCGTTCCAGGTGTTCCGCAAGGTGACCATCCCCCTCTCGATGCCCGGCATCGTCGCGGGAACGCTCCTCACCTTCATCCCCGCCGCGGGCGACTACGTCAACGCCAGCCGTGACTTCCTCGGCGGGCCCGACACCCAGATGATGGGCAACGTCATCGAGGCGAACTTCCTCGTGTTGCTGAACTATCCGGCGGCGGCCGCGCTGTCGATCATCCTCATGGCCGCGATCCTCGTGCTCGTCGGCGTCTACGTGAAGCGCTCGGGAACGGAGGACCTGCTGTGA
- the gabT gene encoding 4-aminobutyrate--2-oxoglutarate transaminase, with amino-acid sequence MTDTIDAQEAAPVFTVPQERKIVTAVPGPKSQELHERRRAVVSDGVSSALPVYIERANGAILVDVDGNRFVDFGAGIGVTTIGHTEASVVAAAAGQLQDVIHTLFTITPYEEYVRVAELLAERTPGDWAKKSVLVNSGAEAVENGVKIARKFTGRRAVAVLDHAYHGRTNLTMAMNYKAHPYATGYGPFAGDVYHAPNSYPYRDGLSGEDAAARTIAYLEKVVGATDLACLVVEPIQGEGGFVVPADGFLPTLQAWCTEHGVVMIADEIQSGMARTGRWYASEHFGWEPDLVLSAKGIAGGLPLAAVTGRAEIMDASQPGGLGGTFGGNPVACAAAVAVFESIEANGLLAEAERIERTLTTGLERLRERYDVIGDIRGKGAMVAIELVQPGTRDTTKQPNPEAVSSLIAYAAQHGVLFLNAGTWGNVLRFLPSLAVGDELIDDALRVLDDGFAALG; translated from the coding sequence ATGACTGACACCATCGACGCCCAGGAAGCCGCTCCGGTCTTCACCGTCCCGCAGGAGCGCAAGATCGTCACCGCCGTCCCCGGCCCGAAGTCGCAGGAGCTGCACGAGCGACGCCGCGCGGTCGTCTCCGACGGGGTGTCCAGCGCCCTGCCCGTCTACATCGAGCGGGCGAACGGCGCGATCCTCGTCGACGTCGACGGCAACCGTTTCGTCGACTTCGGCGCCGGCATCGGCGTGACCACGATCGGGCACACCGAGGCGAGCGTCGTCGCCGCCGCGGCCGGTCAGCTGCAGGACGTCATCCACACGCTCTTCACGATCACGCCCTACGAGGAGTACGTGCGTGTCGCGGAGCTGCTCGCCGAGCGCACCCCCGGCGACTGGGCGAAGAAGAGCGTGCTCGTCAACTCCGGCGCCGAGGCCGTCGAGAACGGCGTGAAGATCGCCCGCAAGTTCACGGGCCGCCGCGCGGTCGCCGTGCTCGACCACGCCTACCACGGCCGCACCAACCTCACGATGGCGATGAACTACAAGGCTCACCCGTACGCGACCGGCTACGGGCCGTTCGCGGGCGACGTCTACCACGCGCCGAACTCGTACCCCTACCGCGACGGCCTGTCCGGCGAAGACGCCGCGGCCCGCACGATCGCCTACCTCGAGAAGGTCGTCGGCGCGACCGACCTCGCCTGCCTCGTCGTCGAGCCGATCCAGGGCGAGGGCGGCTTCGTGGTGCCTGCTGACGGGTTCCTGCCCACCCTGCAGGCCTGGTGCACCGAGCACGGCGTCGTCATGATCGCCGACGAGATCCAGTCGGGCATGGCTCGCACCGGGCGCTGGTACGCGAGCGAGCACTTCGGCTGGGAGCCCGACCTCGTCCTCTCCGCGAAGGGCATCGCGGGCGGCCTGCCGCTCGCCGCGGTCACCGGTCGTGCCGAGATCATGGATGCCTCGCAGCCCGGCGGCCTCGGCGGCACGTTCGGCGGCAACCCGGTCGCATGCGCGGCCGCCGTCGCCGTCTTCGAGTCGATCGAGGCGAACGGCCTGCTCGCCGAGGCGGAACGCATCGAACGCACCCTGACGACCGGCCTCGAACGCCTGCGCGAACGGTACGACGTCATCGGCGACATCCGGGGCAAGGGCGCGATGGTCGCCATCGAGCTCGTGCAGCCCGGCACCCGCGACACGACGAAGCAGCCGAACCCCGAGGCGGTGAGCTCGCTCATCGCGTACGCCGCGCAGCACGGCGTGCTCTTCCTGAACGCCGGCACCTGGGGCAACGTCCTGCGCTTCCTGCCGAGCCTCGCGGTGGGCGACGAGCTCATCGACGACGCCCTGCGCGTGCTCGACGACGGCTTCGCGGCCCTCGGCTGA
- a CDS encoding site-2 protease family protein: MDSVLAFVIGVVIVAIGLAVSIGLHEIGHLVPAKLFGVKVTQYMIGFGPTIWSRRRGETVYGVKAIPFGGYISMIGMFPPAKGEQARADSTGFFRGLVQDARDSSAESIAPGDEHRAFYLLPVWKRIVVMFGGPFMNLVLGVVLFGVVVMGFGLPQTTTTVGSVSECALPATSERQTCEPGDPAAPGAAAGLEPGDRIVSIDGEPIGSWEESTAIIREHPGDEIVVVVERDGAERSLEVTPMLSERYALDADGQPVTDADGDPVTTEAGFVGIGPTVARVPQPVTEVLPAVGQQIAGVAGVIVNLPQRMIDIANAAFGPGERDPNGPMSVVGVGRAAGEVAATDQLPVVEKAAGLVGILASLNIALFVFNLIPLLPLDGGHIAGALWEAIRRGFAKLFRRPDPGPVDLAKMMPITLGVVVLLGGMSALLIYADIVKPVALF, translated from the coding sequence GTGGATTCCGTGCTCGCCTTCGTGATCGGCGTCGTCATCGTCGCGATCGGCCTCGCCGTCTCGATCGGCCTGCACGAGATCGGGCACCTCGTGCCCGCGAAGCTCTTCGGCGTCAAGGTGACGCAATACATGATCGGGTTCGGACCGACGATCTGGTCCCGGCGCCGCGGGGAGACCGTGTACGGCGTGAAGGCCATCCCGTTCGGCGGGTACATCTCGATGATCGGCATGTTCCCGCCCGCGAAGGGCGAGCAGGCCAGAGCCGACTCGACCGGGTTCTTCCGCGGGCTCGTGCAGGACGCGCGCGACTCGAGCGCCGAGTCGATCGCTCCGGGCGACGAACACCGCGCGTTCTACCTGCTGCCGGTGTGGAAGCGGATCGTCGTCATGTTCGGCGGGCCGTTCATGAACCTCGTGCTCGGCGTCGTGCTCTTCGGGGTGGTGGTCATGGGCTTCGGTCTGCCGCAGACGACGACCACCGTGGGGTCGGTGTCCGAGTGCGCGCTGCCCGCGACGAGCGAGCGGCAGACGTGCGAGCCGGGCGACCCGGCGGCCCCGGGCGCCGCGGCCGGCCTCGAACCGGGCGATCGTATCGTGTCGATCGACGGCGAGCCGATCGGCTCGTGGGAGGAGTCCACCGCGATCATTCGCGAGCACCCCGGCGACGAGATCGTCGTGGTGGTCGAGCGCGACGGCGCGGAGCGCTCCCTCGAGGTGACGCCGATGCTGAGCGAGCGCTACGCCCTCGACGCCGATGGGCAGCCCGTGACCGACGCCGACGGCGATCCCGTGACGACCGAGGCCGGGTTCGTCGGCATCGGGCCGACCGTCGCGAGGGTGCCCCAGCCCGTCACCGAAGTACTGCCCGCCGTGGGCCAGCAGATCGCCGGCGTCGCCGGCGTCATCGTGAATCTGCCGCAGCGCATGATCGACATCGCCAACGCCGCCTTCGGGCCCGGCGAGCGCGACCCGAACGGCCCCATGAGCGTGGTCGGCGTGGGCCGCGCCGCCGGCGAGGTCGCGGCCACCGATCAGCTCCCCGTCGTCGAGAAGGCCGCCGGACTCGTCGGCATCCTGGCGTCGCTGAACATCGCGCTGTTCGTCTTCAACCTCATCCCGCTGCTGCCGCTCGACGGCGGACACATCGCGGGCGCCCTGTGGGAGGCCATCCGTCGCGGATTCGCCAAGCTCTTCCGACGCCCCGACCCCGGCCCCGTCGACCTCGCGAAGATGATGCCCATCACCCTCGGCGTCGTCGTGCTCCTCGGCGGCATGAGCGCGCTGCTGATCTACGCCGACATCGTGAAGCCGGTGGCCCTGTTCTGA
- a CDS encoding 1-deoxy-D-xylulose-5-phosphate reductoisomerase: protein MKRVIILGSTGSIGTQALDVVRANPRRFEVVGLAVGSNRERLAAQAAEFGVEHTAVGIDEAVQLVRDIDADVVLNGITGSVGLGPTLAVLERGTTLALANKESLIVGGDLVTRIARPGQIVPVDSEHSALAQALTAGTHAEVRRLVLTASGGPFRGRRRDELVEVTPAEALAHPTWDMGLVVTTNSATLVNKGLEVIEAHLLFDVDYDRIDVVVHPQSIVHSMVEFIDGSTIAQASPPDMRLPISLGLDWPHRVGGVGRPIDWTTAQTWTFEPLDAVAFPAVELAKQVGRAGGEYPAVFNAANEEAVAAFHAGRIRFTDIVDLVRAVVEAHATADGELTVDSLADAERAARRAAQARIAAA, encoded by the coding sequence GTGAAGCGCGTCATCATCCTCGGCTCGACCGGCTCCATCGGCACACAGGCCCTCGACGTGGTCCGGGCGAATCCGCGCCGGTTCGAGGTCGTCGGCCTCGCGGTCGGCTCCAACCGCGAGCGGCTCGCCGCGCAGGCCGCCGAGTTCGGCGTCGAGCACACCGCCGTCGGCATCGACGAGGCGGTGCAGCTGGTCCGCGACATCGACGCCGACGTGGTGCTGAACGGCATCACCGGATCGGTCGGCCTCGGCCCCACACTCGCGGTGCTCGAGCGCGGCACCACGCTGGCGCTCGCCAACAAGGAGTCGCTGATCGTCGGCGGCGACCTCGTGACGAGGATCGCCCGGCCCGGCCAGATCGTGCCCGTCGACTCCGAGCACTCGGCCCTCGCACAGGCGCTCACCGCGGGCACGCACGCCGAGGTGCGCCGGCTCGTGCTCACCGCGTCGGGCGGCCCGTTCCGAGGGCGGCGTCGCGACGAGCTCGTGGAGGTCACCCCGGCCGAGGCCCTCGCCCACCCGACGTGGGACATGGGGCTCGTCGTCACGACGAACTCGGCGACGCTCGTGAACAAGGGCCTCGAGGTCATCGAGGCGCACCTGCTCTTCGATGTCGACTACGACCGCATCGACGTCGTCGTGCACCCGCAGTCGATCGTCCACTCGATGGTCGAGTTCATCGACGGGTCGACCATCGCTCAGGCGTCGCCGCCGGACATGCGGCTGCCGATCTCGCTCGGCCTCGACTGGCCGCACCGGGTCGGCGGCGTCGGGCGGCCGATCGACTGGACCACCGCGCAGACGTGGACGTTCGAGCCGCTCGATGCCGTCGCCTTCCCGGCCGTCGAACTCGCGAAGCAGGTCGGACGAGCCGGCGGCGAGTATCCGGCGGTCTTCAACGCGGCGAACGAGGAGGCGGTGGCGGCGTTCCACGCCGGACGCATCCGCTTCACCGACATCGTCGACCTCGTGCGCGCCGTGGTGGAAGCGCACGCGACGGCCGACGGCGAGCTGACCGTCGACTCGCTCGCCGACGCCGAACGGGCCGCCCGCCGGGCGGCGCAGGCGCGGATCGCCGCGGCCTGA
- a CDS encoding asparaginase: MAGTFSVSDAVELAVVERSGFVESRHAGSAVVLGPDGEVARSLGDVRSPVFPRSTLKPFQAVASMTSGVTLRGEDAAIATASHSGTAAHVALVRGLLARERIPATALGCPLALPIDTAARDQVIRSGGAKERVYMECSGKHAAMLLACAANDWPLEGYLAPEHPMQRKVLDVLERFTGERPAASGVDGCGAPVHAVSLTGLARGIQKITTAQTSSPFALFREAAVLTEAATEHPWAVGGPGRPDTIAMERLGVFAKIGAEGLMVMTAPNGTSTAVKVLDGSARATTIVALRLLADAGALEHDAVDAVQAELDLWIMGGDRPVGEIRATV; the protein is encoded by the coding sequence GTGGCCGGCACCTTCTCCGTCTCAGACGCCGTCGAACTCGCCGTGGTCGAGCGCAGTGGTTTCGTTGAGTCCCGACACGCCGGCTCCGCCGTCGTGCTCGGGCCCGATGGTGAGGTGGCGCGCTCGCTCGGCGACGTGCGCTCCCCCGTCTTCCCCCGCAGCACGCTGAAGCCGTTCCAGGCGGTCGCGTCGATGACCTCGGGGGTCACCCTCCGCGGCGAAGACGCCGCGATCGCCACCGCGAGCCATTCCGGAACGGCGGCCCACGTCGCCCTCGTGCGCGGGCTCCTCGCCCGTGAGCGCATTCCGGCGACCGCGCTCGGCTGCCCGCTGGCGCTCCCGATCGACACGGCGGCGCGCGACCAGGTCATCCGGTCGGGTGGCGCGAAGGAGCGGGTCTACATGGAGTGCTCCGGCAAGCACGCCGCCATGCTGCTCGCCTGCGCCGCGAACGACTGGCCGCTCGAGGGATACCTCGCCCCCGAGCATCCGATGCAGCGCAAAGTGCTCGACGTGCTCGAACGGTTCACCGGCGAACGGCCGGCCGCGAGCGGCGTCGACGGCTGCGGCGCGCCCGTGCACGCGGTCAGCCTCACCGGGCTCGCGCGCGGCATCCAGAAGATCACCACCGCGCAGACGAGCTCGCCGTTCGCGCTGTTCCGCGAGGCCGCCGTCCTCACCGAGGCGGCCACGGAGCATCCGTGGGCGGTCGGCGGACCGGGGCGCCCCGACACCATCGCGATGGAGCGTCTCGGTGTGTTCGCGAAGATCGGCGCCGAGGGGCTCATGGTCATGACCGCGCCGAACGGCACCTCCACCGCCGTGAAGGTGCTCGACGGCAGCGCCCGCGCGACCACCATCGTCGCCCTGCGCCTGCTCGCCGATGCCGGTGCACTCGAGCACGACGCGGTCGACGCCGTGCAGGCAGAGCTCGACCTCTGGATCATGGGCGGCGACCGCCCGGTCGGGGAGATCCGCGCCACGGTCTGA
- a CDS encoding ABC transporter ATP-binding protein, translating to MAVREFAERGADLELVGIQKRFPGFTAIEELDLTIPAGSFFALLGPSGCGKTTTLRLVAGLEEPTRGRILIGGKDVTATKAHERPVNTVFQSYALFPHMSILENVAFGLKRRRIGDPVAKAHEALRLVQLDHLAQRKPQQLSGGQQQRVALARAIVNRPALLLLDEPLGALDLKLRRQMQLELKGIQEEVGLTFLHVTHDQEEAMTMADTVAVMNKGAIEQMGAPEELYDLPRTVFVANFLGQSNLFTGEVVESTSQAITIEAGGRRVTVPTARAQVHGGTVTVGVRPEKVVLHVDEPVESSERNLVGPGRVVDVSFSGVSTQYLVDVPGLGTLLVFAQNVGHGPVAGLGSEVWVSWHVEHGFGLADGPADTARFVADDSTSAIAAQRREDLVAELEEH from the coding sequence ATGGCAGTACGCGAATTCGCCGAGCGCGGCGCAGACCTCGAGCTCGTCGGCATCCAGAAGCGCTTCCCGGGCTTCACGGCCATCGAGGAGCTCGACCTCACCATCCCCGCGGGCTCGTTCTTCGCTTTGCTCGGCCCGTCGGGCTGCGGCAAGACGACGACTCTGCGGCTGGTCGCGGGTCTGGAGGAGCCGACGCGGGGGCGCATCCTCATCGGCGGGAAGGACGTCACGGCGACGAAGGCCCACGAACGTCCCGTCAACACCGTGTTCCAGAGCTACGCGCTCTTCCCGCACATGAGCATCCTCGAGAACGTCGCGTTCGGCCTGAAACGGCGCCGCATCGGCGACCCCGTCGCGAAGGCCCACGAAGCGCTCCGGCTCGTCCAGCTCGACCACCTCGCCCAGCGCAAGCCCCAGCAGCTCTCGGGCGGCCAGCAGCAGCGCGTCGCCCTCGCCCGCGCCATCGTGAACCGGCCCGCGCTGCTCCTGCTCGACGAGCCGCTCGGCGCGCTCGACCTGAAGCTCCGCCGGCAGATGCAGCTCGAACTGAAGGGCATCCAGGAGGAGGTCGGCCTGACGTTCCTCCACGTCACGCACGACCAGGAGGAGGCCATGACCATGGCCGACACCGTGGCTGTGATGAACAAGGGCGCCATCGAGCAGATGGGCGCACCCGAGGAGCTCTACGACCTTCCCCGCACCGTGTTCGTGGCGAACTTCCTCGGCCAATCGAACCTGTTCACCGGCGAGGTCGTGGAGAGCACGTCGCAGGCGATCACGATCGAGGCGGGCGGCCGACGCGTCACCGTCCCGACCGCTCGCGCCCAGGTGCACGGCGGCACCGTCACCGTCGGAGTGCGGCCCGAGAAGGTCGTCCTGCACGTCGACGAACCGGTCGAGTCCTCGGAACGCAACCTCGTGGGCCCGGGCCGCGTGGTCGACGTCTCCTTCTCCGGCGTGAGCACGCAGTACCTGGTCGACGTACCCGGGCTCGGCACGCTCCTCGTGTTCGCGCAGAACGTCGGGCACGGCCCGGTCGCCGGGCTCGGCAGCGAGGTCTGGGTGAGCTGGCACGTCGAGCACGGCTTCGGCCTGGCCGACGGGCCGGCCGACACCGCCCGCTTCGTGGCCGACGACTCGACCAGCGCGATCGCGGCTCAGCGCCGCGAGGACCTCGTCGCGGAGCTCGAGGAGCACTGA
- a CDS encoding lysophospholipid acyltransferase family protein has product MEADAVPAAPKRPGPLYLVVRGILRPLVRLVYRPKITGAELVPRRGPVIFASNHLSFVDSIVIPLAAPRPVQFLAKSHYFTGTGLKGWVSRTFFGAIGAVSVERGAGSQAQEALDQGRRILEAGNAFALYPEGTRSLDGRLYRGRTGVAWLALTTGATVVPVGLIGTQEIQPVGSKLPRIAPVTVRFGEPLDLSHHGPATSGRARRQATDEIMAAIHALSGQELAGVYNEAPPQGALARLADRIVPHERV; this is encoded by the coding sequence ATCGAAGCTGACGCCGTCCCGGCCGCACCGAAGCGTCCCGGGCCGTTGTACCTGGTGGTTCGCGGCATCCTGCGCCCCCTCGTCCGCCTCGTGTACCGGCCGAAGATCACCGGCGCCGAACTCGTGCCCCGACGCGGACCCGTCATCTTCGCCTCGAACCACCTGTCGTTCGTCGACAGCATCGTCATCCCCCTCGCGGCGCCCCGCCCGGTGCAGTTCCTCGCGAAGTCGCACTACTTCACGGGAACCGGCCTGAAGGGCTGGGTCTCGCGTACGTTCTTCGGCGCGATCGGCGCCGTCTCGGTCGAGCGGGGTGCCGGGTCGCAGGCGCAGGAGGCGCTCGATCAGGGCCGGCGCATCCTCGAGGCGGGCAACGCGTTCGCGCTCTACCCCGAGGGCACCCGCTCGCTCGACGGCCGCCTGTACCGCGGCCGCACGGGCGTCGCCTGGCTCGCCCTGACCACCGGCGCGACGGTCGTGCCCGTCGGCCTGATCGGCACCCAGGAGATCCAGCCGGTCGGCTCGAAGTTGCCGCGGATCGCCCCCGTCACCGTGCGGTTCGGCGAGCCCCTCGACCTCTCCCACCACGGCCCCGCGACCTCCGGCCGGGCTCGGCGGCAGGCGACCGACGAGATCATGGCCGCCATCCACGCGCTCAGCGGGCAGGAGCTCGCGGGCGTCTACAACGAGGCTCCCCCGCAGGGCGCGCTCGCTCGCCTCGCCGACCGCATCGTCCCGCACGAGCGGGTCTGA
- a CDS encoding ABC transporter permease — protein sequence MGLGDWLLPAYAVIAFVFLLIPIAYTFVFSFNDSIKSNISWRGFTFDKWVNVCNVEGGAVCQAFGNSVVIGVVSTLIATVLGTTIAIALVRYRFKARSAISLLLFLPMATPEVVLGAGLAAQFLAVGVPKDMLTIILAHTMFCISFVVVTVKARVASLDPALEEAGRDLYGSPAQVFWRVTFPLLMPGILAAALLSFALSFDDFIITNFNSGSVTTFPKYVYISASRGIPAEANVIASAVFLFAIVLVIAAQVSRAARAKRLAKLG from the coding sequence ATCGGCCTCGGCGACTGGCTCCTGCCCGCGTATGCGGTCATCGCGTTCGTGTTCCTCTTGATTCCGATCGCCTACACGTTCGTCTTCTCGTTCAACGACTCGATCAAGTCGAACATCTCGTGGCGCGGGTTCACCTTCGACAAGTGGGTGAACGTGTGCAACGTCGAGGGTGGCGCGGTGTGCCAGGCGTTCGGCAACAGCGTCGTCATCGGTGTGGTGTCGACGCTCATCGCCACGGTGCTCGGCACGACGATCGCGATCGCGCTCGTCCGTTACCGCTTCAAGGCGCGCTCGGCGATCAGCCTGCTGCTGTTCCTGCCGATGGCGACGCCGGAGGTCGTGCTCGGTGCCGGGCTCGCGGCGCAGTTCCTCGCGGTCGGCGTGCCGAAGGACATGCTGACGATCATCCTGGCGCACACGATGTTCTGCATCAGCTTCGTGGTCGTCACCGTGAAGGCGCGGGTCGCGAGCCTCGACCCCGCGCTCGAAGAGGCGGGCCGCGACCTCTACGGGTCGCCCGCGCAGGTGTTCTGGCGGGTCACCTTCCCGCTGCTGATGCCCGGCATCCTCGCCGCCGCGCTGCTGTCGTTCGCGTTGAGCTTCGACGACTTCATCATCACGAACTTCAACTCGGGCTCGGTGACGACGTTCCCGAAGTACGTGTACATCTCGGCGTCGCGCGGCATCCCGGCCGAGGCGAACGTCATCGCCTCCGCGGTCTTCCTGTTCGCGATCGTGCTCGTCATCGCCGCCCAGGTCTCGCGCGCCGCGCGCGCGAAACGACTCGCGAAGCTCGGCTGA
- a CDS encoding OsmC family protein, with the protein MRLGEHRFQVRLDWTGADAGDPDSQAGPRGLAAAARSPERRAHVVRADGKLHAIEGSAARPFHGDPARWNPEELLLAALADCHLLSYLYVAARDGVVVRDYSDAATATLRQDGRGGGSIVEAVLRPRVVVAEDGMVEAALALHAEASALCFIASSVAFPVRHEPTILVADG; encoded by the coding sequence ATGCGGCTCGGAGAACACCGGTTCCAGGTGCGGCTCGACTGGACGGGCGCGGACGCCGGCGACCCTGATTCGCAGGCCGGTCCGCGCGGGCTCGCCGCGGCCGCGCGGTCGCCCGAGCGACGCGCGCACGTCGTGCGTGCGGACGGCAAGCTGCACGCCATCGAGGGCTCCGCCGCGCGGCCGTTCCACGGCGACCCGGCACGCTGGAACCCCGAGGAGCTCCTCCTCGCCGCGCTCGCGGACTGCCACCTGCTGTCGTACCTCTACGTCGCTGCTCGCGACGGCGTCGTCGTGCGCGACTACTCGGATGCCGCGACCGCGACCCTGCGCCAGGACGGCCGGGGCGGCGGGTCGATCGTCGAGGCGGTGCTGCGCCCCAGGGTCGTCGTCGCCGAAGACGGCATGGTCGAAGCGGCGCTGGCGCTGCACGCCGAGGCATCCGCCCTCTGTTTCATCGCCTCGTCGGTGGCGTTCCCCGTCCGCCACGAGCCGACGATCCTGGTCGCGGACGGCTGA